A region of Gemmatimonas sp. UBA7669 DNA encodes the following proteins:
- a CDS encoding metal-sensitive transcriptional regulator has protein sequence MHESHRVLNVVEDESEPRKAHGVDPDIKARNLKRLRRIEGQVRGIQKMVEEDRYCGDIMTQISSVHEALRAVGRELMRNHLKHCATHAIHSGPEEANAMYDELVEMMYKHSR, from the coding sequence ATGCACGAATCGCATAGGGTGCTCAACGTCGTGGAGGACGAATCGGAACCCCGAAAGGCCCACGGTGTGGACCCCGATATCAAGGCGCGCAACCTCAAGCGTTTGCGGCGCATCGAGGGACAGGTGCGCGGCATTCAGAAGATGGTGGAGGAGGACCGCTACTGCGGCGACATCATGACGCAGATCTCGTCGGTGCACGAGGCGCTGCGCGCGGTGGGGCGGGAGCTCATGCGCAACCATCTCAAGCACTGCGCCACGCATGCCATTCACAGCGGGCCTGAAGAAGCCAACGCGATGTATGACGAGTTGGTAGAGATGATGTACAAGCACAGTCGGTGA